The following coding sequences are from one Culex quinquefasciatus strain JHB chromosome 1, VPISU_Cqui_1.0_pri_paternal, whole genome shotgun sequence window:
- the LOC119766052 gene encoding uncharacterized protein LOC119766052, producing the protein MTASSPCPRSTTNLRMWVNMAERGNQQFRIGDGRRFGTTSEPAERHVCAAFGSNLLYQNPQGQPQPAMHKPASKVPHDRSQRQTVTASPPRTAAVEHCPARSSPWRSICSGLAFPFSERRPCCSTTIPRSPGRTESPTGSCTT; encoded by the exons ATGACCGCATCGTCCCCCTGCCCACGTTCAACGACGAATCTCCGAATGTGGGTGAATATGGCTGAAAGAGGAAACCAGCAGTTCAGGATTGGCGACGGCCGCCGGTTCGGTACAACCTCCGAACCTGCTGAACGACATGTGTGCGCTGCATTTGGATCAAA CCTACTCTATCAGAATCCTCAAGGTCAACCTCAACCTGCTATGCACAAACCTGCATCGAAAGTGCCCCATGATCGATCACAGCGACAGACGGTGACGGCGAGTCCACCGCGAACGGCAGCAGTGGAACATTGCCCTGCACGAAGCTCACCCTGGAGAAGCATTTGCAGCGGCCTTGCGTTCCCCTTCTCCGAACGACGACCCTGCTGCAGCACTACCATTCCGAGATCGCCAGGCCGCACTGAGAGTCCAACCGGCTCGTGTACTACCTGA